Proteins from a genomic interval of Rubinisphaera italica:
- a CDS encoding DUF1501 domain-containing protein has product MPAKTACSSYFQLPNISRRGFLQAGSLGGLGISLSGILRSEALAMGSSIAPKAKSVILLWLQGGVSHHDTFDPKPYAPANIRGELNTIQTTLPGVNFTEHLPKLAGMTDQLAIIRSVTHTESAHQRGSMYMVEGRRPPKATGVNASGYPELGSIVAHELGMRSGLPAFVSIPGNDFTSRFTGSGYLPPSVEAFRGTESNSLKPDQRVTMDRFAERVELQRSLCQQSATTAAPWDTFNEQAIEIISTGKGAAAFDWQQESTATQERYGITSGRKGQMGQLTLTARRLIEAGVRYVTVGRNSWDHHSNIFPLLKDRVPRVDDAMSGLIQDLQERNLLDETLVICMTEYGRTPKINSQAGRDHWPNAFSILFAGAGIKTGQVIGASDKDGAAVQDRPVSPEEIAATILHLTGINPHHEYMTQDGRPIMYVDYAQPIAELLS; this is encoded by the coding sequence ATGCCCGCAAAGACTGCCTGTTCCTCTTATTTTCAACTTCCAAATATTTCTCGACGTGGATTTCTACAGGCTGGATCATTAGGTGGACTTGGAATTTCCTTGTCGGGAATTTTGCGATCAGAAGCACTGGCGATGGGTTCAAGCATCGCCCCCAAAGCGAAATCGGTTATTCTGCTCTGGCTGCAGGGTGGCGTATCTCATCACGATACTTTCGACCCGAAACCTTATGCTCCCGCCAACATACGGGGCGAACTGAATACGATTCAGACAACATTGCCGGGGGTTAACTTCACAGAGCATTTACCAAAACTCGCGGGGATGACTGATCAGCTAGCCATCATTCGGAGTGTGACACATACTGAATCTGCTCATCAGCGTGGTTCAATGTACATGGTTGAGGGCCGCCGTCCTCCCAAGGCGACTGGCGTAAATGCCTCTGGATATCCCGAATTAGGATCAATTGTCGCACACGAACTTGGAATGCGTTCGGGCTTGCCCGCGTTTGTCAGCATTCCCGGTAACGACTTCACATCTCGATTCACCGGTTCCGGTTATCTGCCTCCTTCTGTGGAAGCCTTTCGCGGCACCGAAAGCAATTCGCTGAAACCGGATCAGCGCGTGACGATGGACCGCTTCGCCGAACGTGTCGAATTGCAACGCTCTCTGTGTCAGCAATCCGCAACAACAGCTGCCCCCTGGGATACTTTCAATGAGCAGGCGATTGAGATTATTTCGACCGGCAAAGGAGCAGCGGCTTTTGACTGGCAACAGGAATCAACAGCAACCCAGGAACGCTACGGCATCACTTCTGGACGCAAAGGGCAAATGGGACAATTAACCTTAACCGCCCGTCGACTGATTGAAGCGGGAGTTCGTTATGTCACCGTCGGCCGTAACAGTTGGGATCATCACAGCAATATTTTCCCGCTACTCAAAGACCGCGTACCACGCGTCGACGATGCGATGTCCGGACTTATTCAGGATTTGCAGGAACGAAATCTACTGGATGAAACACTCGTCATCTGTATGACGGAATATGGGCGAACTCCGAAAATCAATTCGCAAGCAGGTCGCGATCATTGGCCGAACGCCTTCAGCATTCTGTTTGCCGGAGCCGGGATCAAAACCGGGCAGGTCATTGGGGCCAGCGACAAAGATGGGGCAGCCGTCCAGGATCGCCCCGTTTCTCCGGAAGAAATCGCCGCAACAATTCTGCATCTGACCGGCATCAATCCTCATCACGAATACATGACTCAGGATGGCCGTCCGATCATGTATGTCGATTACGCACAACCGATCGCAGAATTGCTGTCGTAG